One stretch of Paraburkholderia fungorum DNA includes these proteins:
- a CDS encoding MBL fold metallo-hydrolase — MIALPESIRVFERGWLSSNNVLLTDANCTALVDTGYATHAPQTLALVRQTLGARPLDLIVNTHLHSDHCGGNALLQATWPCRTLIPESEAGNVRAWDEARLTFRATGQTCDRFTFNGTIAPGASLRLGALDWQVLGAPGHDPHSLMLYCADECILISADALWENGFGVIFPELEGESGFAEQQAVLEAIAELDVRVVIPGHGAPFTNVEHALERAFSRLAWLRADPARNAKNALKVLIVFKLLDVRAMSFDELQELLDDADVMRAAASILKPRDQWPALIADIVDELAAKNGPLEIDGARVLARER, encoded by the coding sequence ATGATCGCGCTGCCGGAATCGATCCGCGTTTTTGAACGGGGCTGGCTGTCGTCGAACAATGTGCTGCTGACCGACGCAAATTGCACGGCACTCGTCGACACAGGCTATGCGACACACGCGCCGCAAACGCTCGCGCTGGTGCGGCAGACACTGGGCGCGCGACCGCTCGATCTGATCGTGAACACACATCTTCATTCGGATCACTGCGGCGGCAACGCGCTATTGCAGGCAACGTGGCCGTGCCGCACGTTGATCCCCGAATCGGAAGCCGGCAACGTTCGCGCCTGGGACGAAGCACGTTTGACATTTCGCGCGACCGGCCAGACCTGCGACCGCTTCACCTTCAACGGCACCATTGCACCGGGCGCGTCGTTGCGGCTCGGCGCACTCGATTGGCAAGTGCTCGGCGCACCCGGTCACGACCCGCATTCGCTGATGCTTTATTGCGCGGACGAATGCATCCTGATCAGCGCGGACGCGTTATGGGAAAACGGCTTCGGCGTGATCTTTCCTGAACTGGAAGGCGAAAGCGGTTTCGCTGAACAGCAGGCCGTGCTCGAAGCCATAGCGGAACTGGATGTGCGCGTGGTGATTCCCGGTCATGGCGCACCGTTCACGAATGTCGAACATGCGCTTGAAAGAGCGTTTTCGCGGCTCGCATGGTTGCGTGCCGATCCCGCGCGCAACGCGAAAAATGCGCTGAAGGTGTTGATCGTATTCAAGCTGCTCGACGTCCGCGCAATGAGTTTCGACGAACTGCAAGAGCTTCTCGACGACGCCGACGTCATGCGCGCCGCGGCATCGATACTCAAGCCGCGAGACCAATGGCCTGCGCTGATAGCGGATATTGTCGATGAACTTGCGGCGAAGAATGGGCCGCTGGAGATAGACGGTGCGCGGGTTCTTGCGCGTGAACGGTGA
- a CDS encoding MaoC family dehydratase, with the protein MTAAPRIVTIGESFSSTLELSADSVKSFATLVNDLNPLHHDDAYAAQSRFGGLIASGTQPTAHFMALLATHFSTYAQPLGLEFDIKLKKAVHANDTLTMTWRVRDAHWKASLNGDLAHLEGTVVNQRGDTMLTGTSTILVMPKPEAASTRVDAQMGAQ; encoded by the coding sequence ATGACCGCCGCGCCACGCATCGTCACGATTGGCGAGAGCTTCAGTTCGACGCTGGAGTTATCGGCCGATTCGGTGAAGTCGTTCGCCACGCTCGTCAACGACCTCAACCCGCTGCATCACGACGACGCCTATGCCGCGCAAAGCCGCTTCGGCGGATTGATTGCATCGGGCACGCAGCCCACCGCGCATTTCATGGCACTGCTGGCCACGCATTTTTCGACTTACGCGCAGCCGCTCGGCCTGGAGTTCGACATCAAGCTAAAAAAAGCGGTTCACGCGAACGACACGCTAACCATGACCTGGCGCGTGCGCGACGCGCACTGGAAGGCGAGCCTGAACGGCGATCTCGCGCATCTTGAAGGCACTGTCGTGAATCAACGCGGCGACACGATGCTGACCGGCACGTCGACCATTCTGGTGATGCCGAAACCTGAAGCTGCGTCCACGCGTGTCGATGCGCAAATGGGCGCGCAATGA
- a CDS encoding DUF1289 domain-containing protein produces the protein MTPSERNDNEDDDGSVLSPCISVCRMDASTGWCEGCLRTIEEIAGWSLFDDDKKRAVWDEIEVRHAQFMATHAQQPKGPQ, from the coding sequence ATGACCCCCAGCGAGCGCAACGATAACGAGGACGACGACGGCTCCGTGCTGTCGCCGTGCATCAGCGTGTGCAGGATGGATGCGTCGACCGGATGGTGCGAAGGGTGTCTGCGCACCATCGAGGAAATCGCCGGCTGGTCGCTATTCGACGACGATAAAAAACGCGCGGTCTGGGACGAGATCGAAGTGCGCCACGCGCAGTTCATGGCCACGCACGCGCAACAACCGAAAGGCCCGCAATGA
- a CDS encoding YbaK/EbsC family protein, whose product MTDYASLESDDLTALPDAARRVAQLLRERGHAGRIVMLPETGKTSAEAAAGLGCSVAQIAKSILFRRREDDAPVLVVASGANRVDEKKVAAHVGEIGRADAKFVREKTGYAIGGVCPIGHATEPVTLIDADLLALDSLWAAAGHPHAVFNLTAQELVTLTGAPVVDVALRETA is encoded by the coding sequence ATGACTGATTACGCGTCTCTCGAATCCGACGATCTCACCGCGCTACCCGACGCGGCTCGCCGTGTCGCGCAATTGCTGCGCGAACGCGGTCACGCCGGCCGGATCGTGATGCTGCCGGAGACCGGCAAGACTTCCGCCGAAGCCGCCGCCGGACTCGGCTGCTCGGTGGCGCAGATCGCCAAGTCGATTCTGTTTCGCCGCCGTGAAGACGATGCGCCGGTACTGGTGGTCGCCAGCGGCGCGAATCGCGTGGATGAGAAGAAAGTGGCCGCGCACGTCGGCGAGATCGGCCGGGCGGACGCGAAGTTTGTCCGCGAAAAAACGGGCTATGCGATTGGCGGTGTGTGCCCGATCGGGCACGCGACCGAACCCGTTACGTTGATCGACGCCGATCTGCTCGCGCTCGACAGCCTGTGGGCTGCCGCCGGTCATCCGCATGCGGTGTTCAATCTGACGGCGCAGGAACTGGTCACGCTGACGGGCGCGCCGGTGGTCGACGTGGCGCTGCGCGAAACGGCGTGA
- a CDS encoding hydroxymethylglutaryl-CoA lyase: MTFPQQVKIVEVGPRDGLQNEKEFVPTATKVELIDRLSAAGIRNVEAASFVSPKWVPQMADGADVMAGIARRPGTIYSVLTPNLRGFEGALAARADEIVIFGAASEAFSQKNINCSIAESIDRFAPVAQAAKEHGIRIRGSVSCALGCPYQGEVPVASVVDVVERFAALGCDEIDIADTIGVGTPKRTREVFDAVTRVFARERLSGHFHDTYGQALANIYAALQEGIEIYHASVAGLGGCPYAKGATGNVATEDVLYLMNGLGIETGIDLAQVVAIGDFISTSIGRPNVSRAGKALLAKARSEAANCV; this comes from the coding sequence ATGACCTTCCCACAGCAAGTGAAAATCGTCGAAGTCGGTCCGCGTGACGGGCTGCAGAACGAGAAAGAATTCGTGCCCACCGCGACCAAGGTCGAGTTGATCGACCGTCTGTCGGCGGCGGGTATTCGCAATGTCGAGGCAGCGTCGTTCGTGTCGCCGAAATGGGTGCCGCAAATGGCCGACGGCGCCGACGTGATGGCCGGTATCGCGCGTCGTCCGGGCACGATCTACTCGGTGCTGACGCCGAACCTGCGTGGCTTCGAAGGCGCACTCGCCGCGCGTGCCGACGAGATCGTGATCTTCGGCGCGGCCAGCGAAGCGTTTTCGCAGAAGAACATCAATTGCAGCATCGCGGAAAGCATCGACCGCTTCGCGCCGGTTGCGCAGGCGGCGAAGGAACATGGCATACGGATTCGCGGCAGCGTGTCGTGCGCGCTCGGCTGCCCGTATCAGGGCGAGGTGCCGGTGGCGTCGGTGGTGGACGTGGTCGAACGCTTCGCTGCGCTCGGCTGCGATGAAATCGATATCGCCGATACGATTGGCGTCGGCACGCCGAAGCGCACGCGCGAAGTGTTCGACGCCGTGACCCGAGTGTTTGCGCGCGAGCGTCTGTCGGGCCATTTCCACGATACGTACGGCCAGGCGCTCGCGAACATCTACGCGGCGTTGCAGGAAGGCATCGAGATTTATCACGCTTCGGTGGCGGGGCTCGGCGGCTGTCCGTATGCGAAGGGCGCGACCGGCAATGTCGCGACCGAAGACGTGCTGTATCTGATGAACGGACTCGGCATCGAGACCGGTATCGACCTCGCGCAAGTCGTTGCGATCGGCGATTTCATTTCGACGTCGATCGGACGCCCGAACGTGTCGCGCGCCGGTAAAGCGCTGCTCGCGAAGGCGCGCAGCGAAGCGGCGAACTGCGTCTGA
- a CDS encoding 2-hydroxyacid dehydrogenase: MKILFYMPHADAAGWLHDFARALPEAELREWQPGDTAPADFAVVWRPPHEMLAGRDDLRAIFNLGAGVDAILALEHDHPGTLPRNAQLIRLEDGGMASQMAEYVAHAVLRYLRRFDEYQTLQAERRWQALEPHPRDSFTVGVLGLGVLGAHVAQTVASFGMPVRGYSRSARQVDGITTFAGEAQFDAFLDGVKVLVNLLPHTSDTRGVLNAQVFAKLAHGAYLINVARGGHLVEADLLDALASGQLSAATLDVFHEEPLPPDHPFWREARITITPHVSALTLRSESVEQVARKINALMRGEAVSGVVNLERGY, from the coding sequence ATGAAAATCCTCTTCTACATGCCGCATGCCGACGCTGCCGGGTGGCTGCACGATTTCGCCCGCGCGCTGCCCGAGGCCGAATTGCGCGAATGGCAACCGGGCGATACCGCGCCGGCCGACTTCGCGGTCGTGTGGCGGCCACCGCATGAAATGCTGGCCGGCCGCGACGACTTGCGCGCGATCTTCAATCTCGGCGCGGGCGTCGACGCAATCCTCGCGCTCGAACATGACCATCCCGGCACGTTGCCGCGCAACGCGCAATTGATCCGTCTCGAAGATGGCGGCATGGCATCGCAAATGGCCGAGTATGTGGCGCACGCGGTGCTGCGCTATCTGCGTCGATTCGACGAATATCAGACGCTGCAGGCCGAACGCCGCTGGCAGGCGCTCGAACCGCATCCGCGAGACAGCTTTACGGTCGGAGTGCTTGGACTCGGCGTACTCGGCGCGCACGTTGCGCAAACCGTCGCGTCGTTCGGCATGCCGGTGCGCGGCTACAGCCGCAGCGCCAGGCAGGTGGACGGCATCACGACCTTCGCCGGCGAAGCGCAATTCGACGCGTTTCTCGACGGCGTGAAAGTACTCGTGAACCTGCTGCCGCATACATCGGACACGCGCGGCGTGCTGAACGCACAGGTGTTCGCGAAGCTCGCTCACGGCGCGTATCTGATCAACGTCGCGCGCGGTGGGCACCTGGTCGAAGCGGATCTGCTCGATGCATTGGCAAGCGGCCAACTAAGCGCCGCCACGCTCGACGTGTTCCACGAAGAACCGTTGCCGCCCGATCATCCGTTCTGGCGCGAAGCGCGTATCACGATCACGCCGCACGTCTCCGCGCTGACATTGCGCAGCGAAAGCGTCGAGCAGGTCGCGCGAAAAATCAACGCGCTGATGCGCGGTGAAGCCGTGAGCGGCGTGGTGAATCTGGAACGCGGATACTGA
- a CDS encoding RBBP9/YdeN family alpha/beta hydrolase yields the protein MLSCTKSTWPPRLVTVPGLHGSEGAHWQTWLERQFARSLRVEQADWDAPDVAQWAQSLRDLLARERGPFVLAAHSFGCLATAHALAQSSYANDVVGVLFVAPASPQKFAFAGPFEARRLGVPSILIGSETDPWMSLAGSRELAQRFGSAFVNLGDAGHINTAAGYGPWPRAKYFIDTLVHCAAPLRFREDTFEVAQHAFV from the coding sequence ATGCTTTCATGCACCAAATCGACATGGCCGCCGCGACTCGTCACCGTTCCCGGCCTGCACGGCAGTGAAGGCGCGCATTGGCAGACATGGCTGGAGCGTCAGTTCGCGCGTTCGCTGCGCGTCGAGCAGGCCGATTGGGATGCACCCGATGTCGCGCAATGGGCCCAGTCGTTGCGCGATCTGCTCGCGCGCGAGCGCGGGCCGTTCGTGCTGGCCGCGCATAGCTTCGGCTGCCTGGCGACCGCGCATGCGTTGGCGCAGTCGTCGTATGCGAACGATGTCGTCGGCGTGCTGTTCGTCGCGCCCGCGAGTCCGCAGAAATTCGCGTTTGCCGGACCTTTCGAGGCGCGGCGTCTCGGCGTGCCGTCGATTCTGATCGGCAGCGAAACCGATCCGTGGATGTCGCTGGCCGGTTCGCGCGAACTTGCGCAGCGCTTCGGCAGCGCGTTCGTGAATCTCGGCGATGCAGGGCATATCAACACGGCAGCCGGTTATGGTCCGTGGCCGCGCGCAAAATATTTCATCGATACGCTCGTGCATTGCGCTGCACCGCTGCGCTTTCGCGAAGACACATTCGAGGTCGCGCAGCACGCGTTCGTTTGA
- a CDS encoding sulfate ABC transporter substrate-binding protein, whose translation MAGKTGTSRWLAAGMTAITLALGTLSTAHADTSLLNVSYDVTRELYKDINAGFVTAYKQKSGETVSIRQSHGASSAQALSVLQGLQADVVTMNQPNDIDLLAEKGQLVPANWRARLPDDSAPYTTTMVFLVRKGNPKHIKDWDDLAKPGVQVVIANPKTSGNGRYAYLAAWGFRKQHGGTDAQALDFEKAIFKNVPVLDTGGRGATTTFTQRGIGDVLVTFENEVSLIDTGVGAGNFEAVYPSVSLLAAPPVTIVDKVVDKRGTRKEAQAYLDYLWSPAAQEIIAQHHLRPRDKNVLAKHAAEFKSIKTFTVEEMFGSWQKAQQTHFSDGGTFDQIIVDKK comes from the coding sequence ATGGCAGGCAAGACGGGGACTTCGCGCTGGCTCGCAGCCGGCATGACGGCAATCACGCTCGCGTTGGGAACGCTGTCGACGGCACACGCCGACACGTCGTTGCTCAACGTGTCGTACGACGTGACGCGCGAGTTGTACAAAGACATCAACGCCGGTTTTGTCACGGCCTACAAACAGAAGAGCGGCGAGACCGTGTCGATCCGCCAGTCGCATGGCGCGTCGAGCGCGCAGGCGCTGTCGGTGCTGCAAGGACTGCAGGCCGACGTCGTGACGATGAACCAGCCTAACGACATCGACCTGCTCGCGGAAAAGGGGCAACTGGTGCCGGCCAACTGGCGCGCGCGTCTGCCGGACGACAGCGCGCCGTACACCACGACGATGGTGTTCCTCGTGCGCAAGGGCAACCCGAAGCACATCAAGGACTGGGACGACCTCGCGAAGCCGGGCGTGCAGGTGGTGATCGCGAATCCGAAGACGTCGGGCAATGGGCGCTATGCGTATCTCGCCGCGTGGGGTTTCCGCAAGCAGCACGGCGGCACCGATGCGCAGGCGCTCGACTTCGAAAAGGCGATCTTCAAGAACGTGCCGGTGCTCGATACGGGCGGTCGTGGCGCGACGACTACGTTCACGCAACGCGGTATCGGCGACGTGCTGGTGACGTTCGAAAACGAAGTCTCGCTGATCGACACGGGCGTGGGCGCGGGCAACTTCGAGGCGGTGTATCCGTCGGTGAGTTTGCTGGCGGCACCGCCGGTGACGATCGTCGACAAGGTGGTCGACAAGCGCGGCACGCGCAAGGAAGCGCAGGCGTATCTGGACTATCTGTGGTCGCCGGCCGCGCAGGAAATCATCGCGCAGCATCATCTGCGTCCGCGTGACAAGAACGTGCTGGCCAAACATGCCGCCGAGTTCAAGTCGATCAAAACCTTCACCGTCGAAGAGATGTTCGGTAGCTGGCAAAAAGCGCAGCAAACTCATTTCTCCGATGGCGGCACGTTCGACCAGATCATCGTCGACAAGAAGTAA
- the bioB gene encoding biotin synthase BioB gives MTHLNITPTAADAAAANNNANAAAAEAKQVARWRVADIVALYELPFNDLMFRAQQTHREHFDANTVQLSTLLSIKTGGCEEDCAYCPQSVHHDTGLAADKLMPVDEVLAAAKVAKENGATRFCMGAAWRNPKDRHLEPIKDMIRGVKAMGLETCVTLGMLETHQAQALRDAGLDYYNHNLDTSPEFYGQIISTRTYQDRLDTLERVRDAGINVCCGGIVGLGESRRERAGLITQLANMEPYPESVPINNLVQVEGTPLTGTEAIDPFEFVRTIAVARITMPKAMVRLSAGREQMDEALQALCFLAGANSIFYGDQLLTTSNPQAEADRKLLERLGIRAEASQQMPLDQSGCEHGCDKHAAPN, from the coding sequence ATGACGCATCTGAACATCACCCCGACGGCAGCCGATGCAGCCGCAGCGAACAACAACGCCAACGCGGCAGCCGCCGAAGCAAAGCAGGTCGCGCGCTGGCGCGTCGCCGATATCGTCGCGCTGTACGAACTGCCGTTCAACGACCTGATGTTCCGCGCCCAGCAAACCCACCGCGAACATTTCGACGCGAACACCGTGCAACTGTCGACGCTGCTGTCGATCAAGACCGGCGGTTGCGAGGAAGACTGCGCGTATTGTCCGCAATCGGTGCATCACGACACCGGCCTCGCCGCCGACAAGCTGATGCCGGTCGACGAAGTGCTCGCCGCCGCGAAGGTCGCGAAAGAAAACGGCGCGACGCGCTTCTGCATGGGCGCTGCATGGCGCAATCCGAAGGACCGTCATCTCGAACCGATCAAGGACATGATTCGCGGCGTGAAGGCGATGGGCCTCGAAACCTGCGTGACGCTCGGCATGCTCGAAACGCACCAGGCGCAAGCGCTGCGCGACGCGGGCCTCGACTACTACAACCACAACCTCGATACGTCGCCGGAGTTCTACGGTCAGATCATTTCGACACGCACGTATCAGGACCGTCTCGACACGCTCGAACGTGTGCGCGATGCGGGTATCAACGTGTGCTGCGGCGGGATTGTGGGCTTGGGCGAATCGCGTCGTGAGCGCGCCGGTCTGATCACGCAACTGGCGAACATGGAGCCATATCCGGAATCGGTGCCTATCAACAATCTGGTTCAGGTCGAAGGCACGCCGTTGACCGGCACGGAAGCCATCGATCCGTTCGAATTCGTGCGCACGATCGCGGTTGCGCGTATCACGATGCCGAAGGCGATGGTGCGTCTGTCGGCCGGTCGCGAGCAGATGGACGAAGCGTTGCAGGCGTTGTGCTTCCTCGCCGGCGCGAACTCGATTTTCTACGGCGATCAGTTGCTGACCACCAGCAATCCGCAAGCTGAAGCCGATCGCAAACTGCTCGAACGCCTCGGCATTCGCGCCGAAGCGTCGCAGCAGATGCCGCTGGATCAAAGCGGTTGCGAGCATGGCTGCGACAAGCACGCCGCGCCGAACTGA
- the bioD gene encoding dethiobiotin synthase — MNKNALSLFVTGTDTEIGKTFVSSALLRGFVREGLQAAAMKPIAAGAFELDGVLHNEDADQLDAASNVLLPPDMRTPYLLKEPAAPHIAAALENVTFDVDHIVDCHAQAVQRADIVVVEGVGGFRVPLTATQDTADLAVALKLPVVLVVGMRLGCISHALLTAEAIASRGLTLAGWVANRVDPDMTFPDENIASIREHLAREHDAPLLGIVPHLSPASPELAADQLDINRLLQTLRALQSETQTNAQR, encoded by the coding sequence ATGAACAAAAACGCACTCTCTTTATTCGTCACCGGTACCGATACGGAAATCGGCAAGACCTTCGTTTCGTCGGCCCTGTTGCGCGGATTTGTCCGCGAAGGCCTGCAAGCCGCCGCGATGAAACCGATCGCCGCCGGCGCGTTCGAACTGGACGGCGTGCTGCACAACGAGGACGCGGATCAACTGGACGCCGCGTCGAACGTGTTGCTGCCGCCGGACATGCGCACGCCGTATCTGCTGAAGGAACCCGCAGCGCCGCATATCGCCGCCGCGCTGGAAAACGTGACCTTCGACGTCGACCATATCGTCGATTGCCATGCGCAAGCTGTGCAGCGCGCGGACATCGTCGTGGTCGAAGGCGTCGGCGGATTTCGCGTGCCGTTGACGGCGACGCAAGACACCGCCGATCTCGCCGTCGCGCTGAAGCTGCCAGTCGTGCTGGTGGTCGGCATGCGCCTCGGCTGCATCAGCCATGCGCTGTTGACCGCCGAAGCCATCGCTTCACGCGGCCTGACGCTCGCGGGCTGGGTCGCGAATCGCGTCGATCCCGACATGACGTTCCCCGACGAAAACATCGCGTCGATCCGCGAGCATCTCGCGCGCGAACACGACGCGCCGCTGCTCGGCATCGTGCCGCACCTGAGCCCGGCATCGCCCGAACTCGCGGCCGACCAACTCGATATCAACCGTCTTTTGCAGACGTTGCGCGCATTGCAGTCTGAAACACAGACCAACGCGCAACGCTGA
- the bioF gene encoding 8-amino-7-oxononanoate synthase, which translates to MHLLDTLAQGLKEIDERGLRRRRRTADTPCAAHMTVDGREMIGFASNDYLGLAAHPLLIEAIAEGARRYGAGSGGSHLLGGHSRSHAQLEDDLAEFTGGFVDNPRALYFSTGYMANLATLTALAGRGTTLFSDALNHASLIDGARLSRADVQIYPHCDMDALSAMLDASDAEVKVIVSDTVFSMDGDIAPLPRLLELAEQHGAWLIVDDAHGFGVLGPQGRGAVAQAALRSPNLISIGTLGKAAGVSGAFVTAHETVIEWLVQRARPYIFTTASVPAAAHAVSASLRIIGGEEGDERRAHLQQLIERTRAMLKATPWIPVDSHTAVQPLIIGANDATLDIAATLDRAGLWVPAIRPPTVPSGTSRLRISLSAAHSHADLDRLEAGLQQVAAQPV; encoded by the coding sequence ATGCATCTGCTAGACACCCTCGCGCAAGGTCTGAAAGAGATCGACGAACGCGGGCTGCGCCGTCGCCGCCGCACTGCCGACACGCCGTGCGCCGCGCACATGACCGTCGACGGCCGCGAGATGATCGGCTTCGCCAGTAACGACTATCTCGGCCTGGCCGCGCATCCGTTGCTGATCGAAGCCATCGCCGAAGGCGCGCGGCGCTATGGCGCGGGCAGCGGCGGCTCGCACCTGCTCGGCGGCCACTCGCGCTCGCACGCACAACTCGAAGACGACCTCGCGGAGTTCACCGGCGGCTTCGTCGACAACCCGCGCGCGCTCTACTTCAGCACCGGCTATATGGCGAATCTCGCGACGCTCACCGCGCTCGCGGGCCGCGGCACGACGCTCTTTTCCGATGCGCTGAATCACGCGTCGCTGATCGACGGAGCGCGTCTGTCGCGCGCGGACGTGCAGATCTATCCGCACTGCGATATGGACGCGTTGAGCGCGATGCTCGACGCGTCGGACGCCGAAGTAAAAGTGATCGTCTCCGATACCGTGTTCAGCATGGATGGCGATATCGCGCCGCTGCCGCGTCTGCTGGAACTCGCGGAACAGCACGGCGCGTGGCTGATCGTCGACGATGCGCACGGCTTCGGCGTGCTCGGTCCGCAAGGACGGGGCGCGGTTGCGCAGGCCGCGTTGCGTTCGCCGAATCTCATTTCGATCGGCACGCTCGGCAAGGCCGCGGGCGTCTCGGGCGCGTTCGTTACCGCGCACGAGACCGTGATCGAATGGCTGGTGCAGCGCGCGCGTCCGTACATCTTCACGACGGCGTCGGTGCCCGCTGCGGCGCACGCGGTGTCGGCGAGCTTGCGGATTATCGGCGGCGAGGAAGGCGACGAACGGCGTGCGCATCTTCAGCAATTGATCGAGCGCACGCGCGCGATGCTGAAAGCCACCCCGTGGATTCCCGTCGATTCGCACACTGCCGTGCAACCGCTGATCATCGGTGCCAACGATGCGACGCTCGACATCGCGGCCACGCTCGATCGCGCGGGGCTGTGGGTGCCCGCCATTCGTCCGCCCACGGTGCCGTCCGGCACGTCGCGTTTGCGCATTTCGCTGTCGGCGGCGCACTCGCACGCGGATCTCGACCGGCTCGAAGCCGGCTTGCAGCAAGTCGCTGCGCAACCGGTATGA
- the bioA gene encoding adenosylmethionine--8-amino-7-oxononanoate transaminase, with the protein MENSAAQSVAPEDWVARSLRAVWHPCTQMKHHERLPLIPVARGQGAWLYDRANHRYLDAISSWWVNLFGHANPRINAALKDQLDTLEHAMLAGCTHEPAIELAERLHALTGNTLGHAFFASDGASAVEIALKMSFHSWRNRGFADKQEFVCIANSYHGETIGALGVTDVALFKDAYDPLIRNAHVVASPDARLAQPGESAADVARRALDHVRALFDSRATKIAALIVEPLVQCAAGMAMHDPSYIAGLRALCDEYSVHLIADEIAVGCGRTGTFFACEQAGIWPDFLCLSKGISGGYLPLSIVLSRDEIYAAFYHDDTARGFLHSHSYTGNPLACRAALATLDLFASDNVLAVNAQKSAKLKAALAPLAHHKQVRNLRNCGTIFAFDAVIDDAQHAKTFSRRFFENALQRELLLRPIGTTVYLMPPYILDDEELALLASRTRDTFEATLAEVR; encoded by the coding sequence TTGGAAAACTCAGCAGCACAATCCGTCGCCCCGGAAGATTGGGTCGCCCGCAGCCTGCGTGCCGTATGGCACCCCTGCACCCAGATGAAGCACCACGAACGTCTGCCGCTGATCCCCGTCGCGCGCGGACAGGGCGCGTGGCTCTACGATCGCGCCAACCACCGTTATCTGGATGCAATCAGCTCCTGGTGGGTCAACCTGTTCGGCCACGCGAATCCGCGCATCAACGCGGCGCTGAAAGATCAGCTCGACACCCTCGAACACGCGATGCTCGCCGGCTGCACGCACGAGCCGGCCATCGAACTCGCGGAGCGCCTGCACGCGCTCACCGGCAACACGCTCGGCCATGCGTTCTTCGCGTCGGATGGCGCGTCCGCCGTCGAGATCGCGCTGAAAATGAGCTTCCACTCATGGCGCAATCGCGGTTTCGCGGATAAGCAGGAATTCGTCTGCATCGCCAACAGCTACCACGGCGAGACCATCGGCGCGCTCGGCGTCACCGACGTCGCGCTGTTCAAAGACGCGTACGACCCGCTGATCCGCAACGCGCACGTCGTCGCGTCCCCCGACGCTCGCCTCGCGCAACCCGGCGAATCCGCCGCCGACGTCGCCCGCCGCGCGCTCGACCACGTTCGCGCGCTGTTCGACTCACGCGCAACGAAAATCGCCGCGCTGATCGTCGAGCCGCTCGTGCAATGCGCGGCCGGCATGGCGATGCACGATCCGTCGTACATCGCCGGCCTGCGCGCGCTGTGCGACGAGTACAGCGTGCATCTGATCGCCGACGAAATCGCGGTCGGCTGCGGCCGCACCGGCACTTTTTTCGCGTGCGAACAAGCAGGCATCTGGCCGGATTTTCTGTGTCTGTCGAAAGGGATTAGCGGCGGTTATCTGCCGCTGTCGATCGTGTTGTCGCGCGATGAAATCTACGCGGCCTTCTATCACGACGACACCGCGCGCGGCTTCCTGCATTCGCACTCGTACACCGGCAATCCGCTCGCCTGCCGTGCAGCGCTGGCCACGCTCGACCTGTTCGCGAGCGACAACGTGCTCGCCGTCAACGCGCAGAAATCCGCGAAACTGAAAGCCGCGCTCGCGCCTCTCGCCCATCACAAGCAAGTGCGCAATCTGCGCAACTGCGGCACGATCTTCGCGTTCGACGCCGTGATCGACGACGCGCAGCACGCGAAAACTTTCTCGCGCCGCTTCTTCGAAAACGCGCTGCAACGCGAACTGCTGCTGCGCCCGATCGGCACCACGGTGTACCTGATGCCGCCGTACATCCTCGATGACGAAGAACTCGCGCTGCTCGCCTCGCGCACGCGTGACACCTTCGAAGCCACACTCGCGGAGGTGCGCTGA